Proteins encoded by one window of Lathyrus oleraceus cultivar Zhongwan6 chromosome 1, CAAS_Psat_ZW6_1.0, whole genome shotgun sequence:
- the LOC127113577 gene encoding uncharacterized mitochondrial protein AtMg00810-like: protein MFKEFKKDMSNEFEMTDMGLMAYYLGIEVKQEDKGIFIIQEGYGKEVINKFKMDDVNPVGTPMECDNKLSKHENREIVDPTLYKSLVGSLRYLTSTRLNILYVVGVISRYMEVPTTTDFKEEKRILRYIKGTTNFGLHYYSSNNYEIIGYSDSDWSGDLDGRKSTTGFVFFMGDTAFTWMSKKQPITTLSTCEVEYVVVTSCVCHAIWLRNLLKELKIPQEDPVEICVDNKSALALTNERSKHIDTCYHFIRECIEKKNVKLKYVMSRDQAADIFTKPLKLETFVKLRNMLGVANQV, encoded by the coding sequence ATGTTCAAAGAGTTCAAGAAAGACATGTCAAATGAATTTGAGATGACGGATATGGGGCTCATGGCATATTATCTCGGCATCGAAGTAAAGCAAGAAGACAAAGGAATTTTTATCATCCAAGAAGGTTATGGAAAAGAAGTCATTAATAAGTTCAAGATGGATGATGTCAATCCAGTTGGCACCCCGATGGAATGTGACAACAAGTTGAGTAAGCATGAAAATAGAGAAATTGTGGATCCAACTCTTTATAAAAGTTTGGTTGGAAGTCTACGTTACTTGACAAGTACAAGGCTAAATATTCTCTATGTTGTAGGAGTCATAAGTCGTTACATGGAAGTTCCAACAACAACTGACTTCAAGGAGGAAAAGAGAATCCTTCGATACATCAAAGGTACAACAAACTTTGGCTTACACTATTACTCTTCTAACAATTATGAGATTATTGGCTATAGTGATAGCGATTGGAGTGGAGACTTGGATGGTAGAAAGAGCACTACTGGTTTTGTGTTCTTTATGGGAGATACTGCTTTCACTTGGATGTCGAAGAAGCAACCTATCACCACACTGTCAACTTGTGAAGTTGAGTATGTCGTCGTCACATCATGTGTTTGTCATGCAATTTGGCTAAGGAATTTGTTGAAAGAGTTAAAAATACCACAAGAAGATCCTGTGGAAATATGTGTTGACAATAAATCAGCACTTGCTTTGACAAATGAAAGAAGTAAGCACATCGACACCTGTTACCACTTCATAAGAGAATGCATCGAGAAGAAGAATGTGAAGTTGAAGTATGTGATGTCTAGAGATCAAGCTGCCGACATTTTCACCAAGCCACTCAAGTTGGAAACTTTCGTGAAGCTAAGGAATATGCTTGGAGTCGCAAATCAAGTTTAA